The genome window GTCGAATATTGATGTCGCGTTAACTAAAGCGTCGATTGCCGAACATTTATGGGGTGACAACATCGACTCGGCTGATTCATTTGATATGGTGTATTCGCACATCAAAAATCTGCGCCGTAAATTAATCGAAAAAGGAGCCGCTGATTATGTACAGTCAATCTATGGTATCGGATATAAATTCAGCCAGCCTTGAAACTACTTGTTAAAACCAACCGGATTTATTTAGCGTTTTCGCTGATTATCTACCTGCTCACCGCGCTGGCTTTTTATCATATTGTTCGTCTGCTGATCTATGATGACGTCGAAAGCCGTTTGCAGATTGAGCGCCGTGATTTTGAAACATACGTCCGAATACATAATTCATGGACGAGCAGCCCCTATTTCGTCGAGAATAAAATTGACATCGTTCCCGTAAGCCAGCACACCCGGCAATTGACACAAACGAGGGGCGTATTTACCGATACATTGATTCGTAATCGGTATGATGATGAGTTAATTCCGTTTCGGCAATTAACCTTTTATGTACCCATTCAAGGAACTATTCATCGGGTATCCATTCGTAAATCACTAATTCAGACGTATCGGTTAATTGAAGCCGTCACCTTCACGATGGCTACATTTCTGGGGCTTTTGCTGTTGGGTACCTTCTGGTTTCAAGGGAAATTATCCGGGCGACTTTGGCATCCGTTTTACGAAACCCTGTCGCGAATCCGGCATTTCAATCTGAACAGTGTCACTCCACTACGATTATCCAAACCTGAAATAAATGAATTCAATGAACTTAATGAAGTGCTTCAGAAAATGGCTGATAAAATGCAGCACGATTACCAAAGCCTGAAGGAGTTTACCGAAAATGCGTCGCATGAAATGCAGACTCCATTGGCACTTATCAATGCAAAAGTTGAACAGTTAATTCAGAGCGAACAACTTACCGAAACCCAGACAAACTGGATAGGAACAATTTACGAGGCATCCCGGCGAATCGTGCGATTGAATCAGGGTTTACTATTGCTGGCAAAAATTGAAAATAACCAGTTTCAGGATGCGCAGCTTATCAATCTTACGCAGCTATTCCAGGAGAAATTGCAGGATATGGATGACGTGTTATCGTTTAAAAAGCTTACTGTTCATTATCATCAGCTCACACCGTTTGACGTAAAATTACCGCTCACCTTAGCGGACATATTCGTAACGAACCTGGTGAATAATGCCATCAAACACAATCATTCCGGTGGTTCGATCAAGCTGGATTCCAGCACAGATTATTTGTCGCTCAGCAATACGGGCGGGCACCTCGTATCCGACCCAAACCGTCTTTTCGAGCGGTTTAAAAAAGAAGCGACTGGTACGGATTCGATAGGATTGGGTCTGTCGATTGTCAAGCAGATCTGCGATAGTTATGGGTTGAAGGTGACGTATAAAGAGACGAATGGGCTACATCAATTTTATATCACCAGGCTATTACTGACTGATTCAAATAACTGAATCTGGCGTATAAATTTTACGATGTACCCGTCGTCGTTACTAATTATTTATAAGTAAAAAAATGAATGCTGTCAGAACATAGCTTTTTGTTGATTTATTTATTTCATTCATTAATCAGATAGCATAAATAGACTCTGTATATTCGCGCTTGATTTCGTCCAATACATAGAATAAACAGCTGATTTTCATGAAAACTACACAAATTCGTTTTTTCAACCCACAGGATAATGCCGTAGCAAAAGAAAAAAAGGAAAAAAAATCAACACCAGTTACAGGGTATATATCACCCGCTGGCAAGCTTGTTTTTCCCGCTAAATCTATCTCGCAATTAGGGTTTGATCCGGAAAATGCCAAGTTCAGAATTGGTACTCAGGAAGGAAAACGGAAAATCAAATCACTTTTTGTTATTCCGGTTACTGGTGAGCAGGAAGGGACATTTGAATTGGAAAAAGCTGCTAAAAGCTATAGCATCTCCATGCCCGTCATTTTGCAGAAAAGCGGAATCGATTATACAAAAGCGAAATACGTTTTTACCGTTAAACCATTTGATTACGAAGAAGGAACAGAAGGTTATGAACTAGCCCTGACCGATCAGTCGCCGAAAGCAACCTATACAGGAAAACCACGTGGTCGCAAGCCACAAGCCAAATCGACTGAAGAATAAATTCTGATTCATCATTTGCTCGTCGTTATAAATACTCCACCGTAAACATGCAGTTATGGGGAGTATTTATAATCAAGTTATATAGCTAGCTTATACTGACTAAAGATTGCAGGATTTTAACAAAAATATAGTCGTTTAGTTGTCAACTAATTCAATACGTAACTATCATAGTTTCATTACATAAGGTAAGAAAATAAGCAGAAGGTTGGTAATCACTGTACGGCTGGTTGATAGGGGAGAAACGGCTGCCCATTACAAAACTTCTTTTGCTGGCTTATATACATACTACTGGCAATTGTCATTGATAGCGACTTAATATATTATTGAGCATTTTTCAGTGACAACTGTCTAATTGGCAAGCAAACTCCCTCATTGGATTGTATACTTACAACTCTCCATTTGCCTTTCATAACGTATTGTTTTTTCTGCCCGGTAAGGTGTGTTTATACTATACGGTGCGAAACGTTTCCTTCTCAAGCACTGGATATCAATTGCTGAAAAATGGTGTAAATTGAGGCTGTAAAAGGGACGAAACGTTGATTTTTTTGTTATTCATTTATGACTCGAAATGATCTTGATGATCTTATTGCTCAGGGTGAAAATACGCGACTAGAATTTAAACGTTCTCTTTCATCGGCTTATCGTATCGCCCGGACGTTGGCTGCTTTCGCGAACACATCAGGTGGTGTTATCCTCATTGGGATAGCCGACAGTGGCAAAATTGTCGGTGTGCCATCCGAATCACGGGAAATCTACAAACTGGAAGATGCGACCGATAAGCTTGTCGATCCGGCCCTAACCATTAGTTACGAAGTACTAACCCCCGATGGGCGGACCGTATTGGTTGTTCGGGTCAATGAGAGCGAGGAGAAACCCCATTACGTAATTGATGAAGCGGGTAAACGCACTATATATGTTCGGGCAAAAGACAAATCGATGCCAACGAACAAACTTATTATTACCAAGGAAACGGCCAATGTGCATGAGTTGCTCAAATCACCCACGACGCGTACACTGATTCAGCATCTTCGTAAAAATGAGTACGTTACCGCTGAGAAATTTGCCAAACTGATCAATATTTCTGAGTATAGGGCGGGTAAATTACTGCGTGAACTGACTGGTCAGGGCTTGCTGCTAATGATTGACAAACCTCGTCCGGTACGGTATGCACTGAAGCTTGCGGAATAATCATGT of Spirosoma agri contains these proteins:
- a CDS encoding sensor histidine kinase, which gives rise to MKLLVKTNRIYLAFSLIIYLLTALAFYHIVRLLIYDDVESRLQIERRDFETYVRIHNSWTSSPYFVENKIDIVPVSQHTRQLTQTRGVFTDTLIRNRYDDELIPFRQLTFYVPIQGTIHRVSIRKSLIQTYRLIEAVTFTMATFLGLLLLGTFWFQGKLSGRLWHPFYETLSRIRHFNLNSVTPLRLSKPEINEFNELNEVLQKMADKMQHDYQSLKEFTENASHEMQTPLALINAKVEQLIQSEQLTETQTNWIGTIYEASRRIVRLNQGLLLLAKIENNQFQDAQLINLTQLFQEKLQDMDDVLSFKKLTVHYHQLTPFDVKLPLTLADIFVTNLVNNAIKHNHSGGSIKLDSSTDYLSLSNTGGHLVSDPNRLFERFKKEATGTDSIGLGLSIVKQICDSYGLKVTYKETNGLHQFYITRLLLTDSNN
- a CDS encoding AlbA family DNA-binding domain-containing protein, with the protein product MTRNDLDDLIAQGENTRLEFKRSLSSAYRIARTLAAFANTSGGVILIGIADSGKIVGVPSESREIYKLEDATDKLVDPALTISYEVLTPDGRTVLVVRVNESEEKPHYVIDEAGKRTIYVRAKDKSMPTNKLIITKETANVHELLKSPTTRTLIQHLRKNEYVTAEKFAKLINISEYRAGKLLRELTGQGLLLMIDKPRPVRYALKLAE